The Cucumis melo cultivar AY chromosome 6, USDA_Cmelo_AY_1.0, whole genome shotgun sequence genome includes a region encoding these proteins:
- the LOC127149691 gene encoding uncharacterized protein LOC127149691, whose amino-acid sequence MALLLRTRFHNRGSLKKQFLKKFFPASRANNIRKEIYEIRQTFGESLSEYRERFKELCASFPHHHISDPSLIQYSYFDLLSSDRNTVDAVAGGALADKAPTEARELISKMAENSQSFENRASELDNSLTKEVSELKSQMLNMTTLLTSFVQGTPLKVTKCGVCGLVGHPNDKCPEVIEDVNIVRKYDPHGNTYNSGWRDNPNLRWGNDNQKHTQAPSTSSNQGTNLEDIIKALATNTLSFQQEMKQQMTQLTTAISKMDGKGKLSAQSNYANVSAVSLRSGKILDTPTTKEKKATSKPLPLNTKNECKEEKIETNPSPYNSKNDKFPLNDFTPYIPKPPFPSRLAPKKKETPKKEEILEMFRKVQINLPLLDAIQQVPRYAKFLKELCTNKRKTKERPMVSQNVSALLKSNIPEKCNHLGMFSLPCVIGNRLISHAMLDLGASINVMPYNVFKDLELNNLQKTSVCIQLADRSFISPLGIVEDVLVKIDKLIFPVDFYILEMNEACLKPSHSILLGRPFLKTAKAIINVDKGSLSVEFDGDIVTFNIFESMRYSDECLSLCSLELHDEVDELSIHYEFLEQEIVENRELLEPNVDYALEKNNCDNLFFSPKKLRIELKTLPPHLKYIFLGKKNTFPVIISRELNQKQEERLIEVLKKKK is encoded by the coding sequence ATGGCTCTACTACTTAGAACCAGGTTCCATAACCGGGGTAGTCTAAAAAAGCAattcttaaagaaatttttCCCCGCCTCTAGAGCAAACAATATTAGGAAAGAAATTTATGAGATAAGACAAACCTTTGGAGAATCCCTCTCGGAATACAGGGAAAGATTCAAAGAGCTTTGTGCTAGCTTTCCTCACCATCATATTTCCGACCCTTCTTTAATTCAATATTCTTACTTCGATCTTTTGTCTTCCGACAGGAATACGGTAGATGCAGTGGCGGGAGGAGCTCTAGCCGATAAGGCACCCACCGAAGCACGGGAGCTCATTTCAAAAATGGCAGAAAATTCTCAAAGCTTTGAGAATAGAGCATCGGAGCTTGACAATTCTCTAACAAAAGAGGTAAGTGAGTTAAAATCACAAATGTTAAATATGACTACTCTTCTTACTTCTTTTGTACAAGGTACTCCTCTTAAAGTAACCAAGTGTGGAGTTTGTGGCTTGGTTGGTCATCCAAATGACAAATGTCCCGAGGTGATCGAGGATGTAAACATTGTTCGAAAATATGACCCCCACGGTAATACATACAATTCGGGGTGGAGAGACAACCCAAACTTAAGATGGGGGAATGACAACCAAAAGCATACACAAGCACCATCCACATCTTCAAACCAAGGTACGAATCTTGAAGATATTATCAAAGCTTTGGCAACTAACACTCTTTCTTTTCAACAAGAGATGAAACAACAAATGACTCAACTTACTACCGCCATAAGCAAGATGGATGGGAAAGGCAAACTTTCGGCTCAATCGAACTATGCTAATGTAAGTGCCGTTTCACTAAGGAGTGGTAAGATTCTTGACACTCCCACCACCAAAGAGAAAAAGGCAACTTCCAAACCCTTACCTCTTAATACTAAGAATGAGTGCAAGGAAGAAAAGATTGAAACAAACCCCTCACCAtataattctaaaaatgataaatttccTCTTAATGATTTTACTCCTTACATACCTAAACCTCCTTTTCCCTCTAGGTTGGCTccaaaaaagaaggaaacacCCAAGAAGGAAGAAATCTTGGAGATGTTTAGAAAGGTGCAAATCAACTTGCCCCTTCTCGATGCAATCCAACAAGTCCCGAGGTATGCAAAGTTTCTAAAGGAGTTGTGTACCAACAAgaggaaaacaaaagaaagaccaATGGTAAGTCAAAATGTTTCGGCTCTTCTTAAGAGTAATATTCCGGAAAAATGCAATCACCTCGGTATGTTTTCTCTACCTTGTGTAATAGGAAATAGGCTAATTTCTCATGCAATGCTTGACTTAGGAGCATCCATAAATGTCATGCCATACAACGTCTTTAAAGATCTAGAACTCAATAATTTGCAAAAGACTAGTGTATGCATACAACTAGCGGATAGATCTTTTATTTCACCATTAGGAATAGTTGAAGATGTCCTTgtgaaaattgacaaactaaTTTTTCCGGTGGATTTTtacatattagaaatgaatgAAGCATGCCTAAAACCATCTCACTCTATTTTATTAGGAAGACCTTTTCTTAAAACTGCTAAAGCCATTATAAATGTTGATAAAGGTTCCTTGAGTGTAGAGTTTGATGGAGACATTGTCACATTCAATATTTTTGAATCCATGAGATATTCGGATGAATGCTTGTCTTTATGTTCATTAGAATTGCATGATGAAGTTGATGAATTGTCTATACattatgaatttcttgaacAAGAAATAGTTGAAAATAGAGAATTGTTAGAACCCAATGTTGACTAtgctttagaaaaaaataattgtgataatcttttcttttctccaaaGAAACTACGGATTGAGCTCAAAACTCTCCCCCCACACTTGAAATACATATTCTTAGGAAAAAAGAATACGTTTCCCGTAATCATCTCAAGGGAACTAAaccaaaaacaagaagaaagactTATCGAAgtcttgaagaagaaaaagtaa